The following proteins are co-located in the Noviherbaspirillum sp. UKPF54 genome:
- a CDS encoding TonB-dependent receptor, translating to MNQRKHVRRAAAVACSLLGAMAAAPAARGDTTLPALVVSAAAIPPGLGIETERLPYSVQRMSAAERREAGGDITEVMARRLTGVNTNEIAGNAFLNDVSFHGFRASPTLGTAQGLSVYLDGVRINEAFGDVVNWDLLPQAALDDTLLVAGSNPLYGLNTLGGTLAFTTKSGRTHPGLSAELSAGSHGRRQLDLAHGAQHDNGLHSFIAATLFEEDGWRDHSGGSLANLFAKLGGRQGTTSWELSLLHGTSRLHGNGLLPSYRQQDGAQQSGLYESDRAAAYTYPDRTRNRLTQAGLNLRHAPDDATELALTAYLRHSRRDSVNGDVSNTYSDYVERCAAGFNADGSAREPQSCPYDRDSAGALHPASLNMAATRQRSAGASLNLTRYLERHQLLLGAAVDASLMRYSQTQQDGWFGTDRGVIADPQSDVEQEAAVTGRSTALGLYASDTWQASRQTALTGSARLNRVEVSNTIAGQAQERFIYTSFNPALGAVHAVSDAVALFANLGQSNRVPTVIELGCADPQHPCRLPVGLQSDPYLKQVVSRTAEAGVRLHSGRRDTLTLSVFRSVNRDDILFLTSGTQGYFANFERTQRQGVDISATARLGTVDAFAGYSFLDATYDARGVLFYGERSVPVAPGTRIAGLPRHTFKAGANWHATPRLTVGGSMLALSSVVTQGNEDGLHTDWNVRGYALFNASFSYKSEGRWELFGGVSNLFDRRYETYGALAVDLFPGGRLAQPHAGTDGADLARFVAPGSPRTVSIGVRYRM from the coding sequence ATGAACCAGCGCAAACACGTTCGCCGCGCGGCAGCCGTCGCGTGCAGCCTGCTCGGTGCGATGGCGGCCGCGCCCGCCGCCCGGGGCGACACCACGCTGCCGGCGCTGGTGGTCAGCGCCGCGGCCATCCCGCCGGGGCTGGGCATCGAAACCGAGCGCCTGCCGTACAGCGTGCAGCGCATGTCCGCCGCCGAACGGCGCGAGGCAGGCGGCGACATCACCGAGGTCATGGCGCGCCGCCTGACCGGCGTCAACACCAACGAGATCGCCGGCAACGCCTTCCTCAACGATGTCAGCTTCCACGGCTTCAGGGCCTCGCCGACATTGGGCACCGCGCAGGGCCTGTCGGTCTACCTGGATGGCGTGCGCATCAACGAAGCGTTCGGCGACGTGGTCAACTGGGACCTGCTGCCGCAGGCGGCGCTCGACGACACCCTGCTGGTGGCGGGCTCCAATCCGCTGTACGGGCTCAACACCCTCGGCGGCACGCTCGCCTTCACCACAAAGTCGGGCCGCACGCACCCCGGCCTGTCGGCCGAACTGAGCGCCGGCAGCCACGGCCGCCGGCAGCTCGACCTGGCGCATGGCGCGCAGCACGACAACGGGCTGCACAGCTTCATCGCAGCCACCCTGTTCGAGGAAGACGGCTGGCGCGACCATTCCGGCGGCAGCCTCGCCAACCTGTTCGCCAAGCTGGGCGGCAGGCAGGGCACGACCTCGTGGGAGCTGTCGCTGTTGCACGGCACCAGCCGGCTGCACGGCAACGGCCTGTTGCCGAGCTATCGCCAGCAGGACGGCGCACAGCAAAGCGGCCTGTACGAGAGCGACCGCGCGGCCGCCTACACCTACCCGGACCGCACCCGAAACCGGCTCACGCAAGCCGGCTTGAACCTGCGCCACGCGCCCGACGACGCCACCGAGCTGGCGCTCACCGCCTACCTGCGCCACAGCCGGCGCGACAGCGTCAATGGCGACGTCAGCAACACGTACAGTGATTATGTCGAACGCTGCGCGGCCGGCTTCAACGCCGACGGCAGCGCGCGCGAACCGCAGTCCTGCCCCTACGACCGCGACAGCGCAGGCGCCCTGCATCCAGCCTCGCTGAACATGGCGGCCACGCGCCAGCGCAGCGCCGGCGCCAGCCTGAACCTGACGCGCTACCTGGAGCGGCACCAGCTGCTGCTGGGCGCCGCCGTCGACGCCAGCCTGATGCGCTACAGCCAGACGCAGCAGGACGGCTGGTTCGGCACCGACCGCGGCGTGATCGCCGATCCGCAGTCCGACGTCGAGCAGGAGGCGGCGGTGACGGGCCGCTCCACCGCGCTGGGGCTGTATGCGAGCGATACCTGGCAGGCGAGCAGGCAGACCGCGCTGACCGGTTCGGCCCGCCTGAACCGGGTGGAAGTAAGCAACACCATCGCCGGGCAGGCGCAGGAACGCTTCATCTACACCAGCTTCAACCCCGCGCTGGGCGCGGTGCATGCCGTCAGCGACGCGGTGGCGCTGTTTGCCAACCTCGGCCAGAGCAACCGCGTGCCGACCGTCATCGAGCTCGGCTGCGCCGACCCGCAGCATCCCTGCCGCCTGCCGGTCGGCCTGCAGTCCGACCCGTATCTGAAGCAGGTGGTGTCGCGCACCGCGGAAGCCGGCGTGCGACTGCATTCCGGGCGCCGCGACACGCTGACGCTGTCGGTTTTCCGCAGCGTCAACCGCGACGACATCCTGTTCCTCACCAGCGGCACGCAAGGCTATTTCGCCAACTTCGAACGCACGCAGCGCCAGGGCGTCGATATCTCGGCCACGGCGCGCCTCGGGACCGTCGACGCGTTTGCCGGCTACAGCTTCCTGGACGCGACCTACGACGCGCGCGGCGTGCTGTTCTACGGCGAGCGCAGCGTGCCGGTCGCGCCGGGCACGCGCATCGCCGGCCTGCCGCGCCATACCTTCAAGGCCGGCGCCAACTGGCACGCGACGCCGCGCCTGACCGTGGGCGGCAGCATGCTGGCGCTGTCGAGCGTGGTTACGCAGGGTAACGAGGACGGGCTGCACACCGACTGGAACGTGCGCGGCTACGCCCTCTTCAATGCCAGCTTCAGTTACAAGAGCGAGGGCCGCTGGGAACTATTCGGCGGTGTCAGCAACCTGTTCGACCGCCGCTACGAAACCTATGGCGCGCTGGCGGTCGACCTGTTCCCCGGCGGCAGGCTGGCGCAACCGCATGCCGGCACGGACGGCGCCGATCTCGCGCGTTTCGTGGCACCCGGCTCGCCGCGTACCGTGTCCATCGGCGTGCGCTACCGGATGTGA
- a CDS encoding TonB-dependent receptor — protein sequence MNKLIWGGAALSAGALLLPQAQAQQDRQLEPIVVSASRTEQTRFDAPASIDAVQVDPLTAASPLVNMSELLPATPGIQIRERQNYAQDLQLSVRGFGTRSTFGVRGVRILVDGIPATMPDGQGQAATATLTSTRRIEVLRGPVAQLYGNAAGGVVQVFTEDPPLAPAAPFARASLGAGSYGQRQQDVTLGGGAAQLGALVDVSHYDTDGYRDHSAAERTQANAKILWRPSSSTTVTGIANVFRQPLAQDPLGLTHAQFESNPRQVASVAKTFDTRKTIEQQHAGIVVAHKLDAVDSIDARVYGGTRQVMQTLSFSGSAANSAGGVVDLDNSYRGAGLSWTHATRVNNLPLNWTIGVEADDLDQTRRGFVNNNGVAGALRRDELDGASNVDLFGQADWTFAPQWKASAGVRASRVRLSVDDHFVTSASPDDSGSVEYRNTSPVLGLTWFASDSFNVYGNLGRGFETPTLTEIAYRAGATGPNLALRPSRSTQGEIGIKWRFGAHSLDLALFDAQSDDEIVPLTTDNGRSIYQNVDKVERRGLEASWRTDAGRFGTQLAYTLLDARFRESYTSTQNGTVAAGNRLPGAPLHSLFAQLEYRPVPKLTTAVEMRIESKAYVDDVNSDAAPGYAVFNLRAGKELRAGPATWYLYGRLDNLFDRNYAGSVIVNDSNRRFFEPAAGRRLFIGLRATL from the coding sequence ATGAACAAACTGATATGGGGAGGAGCCGCCCTTTCCGCCGGCGCGCTCCTGCTGCCGCAGGCACAGGCGCAGCAAGACCGGCAGCTCGAACCGATCGTGGTGTCGGCCAGCCGCACCGAGCAGACGCGCTTCGACGCCCCCGCGTCGATCGACGCGGTGCAGGTCGATCCGCTGACGGCGGCTTCGCCGCTGGTGAACATGTCGGAGCTGCTGCCGGCCACGCCCGGCATCCAGATCCGCGAGCGGCAAAACTATGCACAGGATTTGCAGCTGTCGGTGCGCGGTTTCGGCACGCGTTCCACCTTCGGCGTGCGCGGCGTGCGCATCCTGGTCGACGGCATCCCGGCCACCATGCCCGACGGGCAGGGGCAGGCGGCGACCGCCACGCTGACCTCGACGCGCCGCATCGAGGTGCTGCGCGGCCCGGTTGCCCAGTTATATGGCAATGCCGCCGGCGGCGTGGTGCAGGTCTTCACCGAGGACCCGCCGCTGGCGCCGGCCGCGCCGTTCGCGCGCGCCTCGCTCGGCGCCGGCAGTTACGGGCAGCGCCAGCAGGACGTCACGCTGGGCGGCGGCGCCGCCCAGCTCGGCGCGCTGGTCGACGTGTCCCATTACGACACGGACGGCTACCGCGACCACAGCGCCGCCGAGCGCACCCAGGCCAACGCCAAGATCCTGTGGCGCCCGTCGTCCTCGACCACGGTGACCGGCATCGCCAACGTCTTCCGCCAGCCGCTGGCACAGGATCCGCTCGGGCTCACGCATGCTCAGTTCGAAAGCAATCCGCGCCAGGTGGCATCGGTGGCAAAAACCTTCGACACGCGCAAGACGATCGAGCAGCAGCACGCCGGCATCGTCGTGGCGCACAAGCTCGACGCGGTCGACAGCATCGATGCGCGCGTCTATGGCGGCACGCGCCAGGTGATGCAGACGCTGTCCTTCAGCGGCAGCGCGGCCAATTCCGCCGGCGGCGTGGTCGACCTCGACAACAGCTATCGCGGCGCCGGCCTGTCGTGGACGCACGCCACCCGCGTCAACAACCTGCCGCTGAACTGGACCATCGGCGTGGAAGCCGACGACCTCGACCAGACGCGGCGCGGCTTCGTCAACAACAACGGCGTGGCCGGCGCTTTGCGGCGCGACGAGCTCGACGGCGCCAGCAACGTCGACCTGTTCGGCCAGGCCGACTGGACGTTCGCACCGCAATGGAAGGCCAGCGCCGGCGTGCGCGCCAGCCGCGTGCGGCTGTCGGTCGACGACCACTTCGTCACCAGCGCCAGCCCCGACGACAGCGGCAGCGTCGAATACCGCAATACCAGCCCGGTGCTGGGCCTGACCTGGTTCGCCAGCGACAGCTTCAACGTGTACGGCAACCTCGGACGCGGCTTCGAGACGCCGACCCTGACCGAGATCGCCTACCGCGCCGGCGCCACCGGTCCCAACCTCGCATTGCGCCCGTCGCGCAGCACGCAGGGCGAGATCGGCATCAAGTGGCGCTTCGGCGCGCACAGCCTCGATCTGGCGCTGTTCGACGCGCAAAGCGACGATGAAATCGTGCCGCTGACCACCGACAACGGACGCTCGATCTACCAGAACGTCGACAAGGTCGAGCGCCGTGGCCTGGAGGCGAGCTGGCGCACCGACGCCGGCCGGTTCGGCACGCAGCTCGCCTACACGCTGCTCGACGCGCGCTTTCGCGAAAGCTACACGAGCACCCAGAACGGCACCGTCGCGGCCGGCAACCGCCTGCCCGGCGCACCGCTGCACAGCCTGTTCGCCCAGCTTGAATACCGCCCTGTGCCGAAGCTGACTACCGCCGTCGAGATGCGCATCGAGAGCAAGGCCTATGTCGACGACGTCAACAGCGACGCCGCGCCCGGCTACGCCGTGTTCAACCTGCGCGCCGGCAAGGAGTTGCGCGCCGGCCCGGCCACCTGGTACCTGTACGGGCGTCTCGACAACCTGTTCGACCGCAATTACGCCGGCTCGGTGATCGTCAACGATAGCAACCGGCGCTTCTTCGAGCCGGCGGCCGGGCGGCGGCTGTTTATCGGCTTGCGCGCCACGCTGTAG
- a CDS encoding cytochrome b: MGRSHSLSSPAAYGLSAAAPRYSLPAIALHWLMAALLLAQIAIGLYMVGLPKRTPAVAYYYGLHKSLGLLAFMLVMVRLWWRGRALAPRGDGLHFSALQEKAAQVSHRLLYACMVLIPLAGYLASSFGKHPVRFFGYALPQTGWENPLLQAFFRQFHAALAWLLCALIAVHVLAVARHLLTSGGLVLRRMLPHIER, encoded by the coding sequence ATGGGGCGTAGTCATTCGTTGAGTTCGCCGGCGGCGTACGGCCTTTCCGCCGCCGCGCCGCGCTACAGCCTGCCTGCCATTGCGCTGCACTGGCTGATGGCGGCGCTGCTGCTGGCGCAGATCGCCATCGGCCTGTACATGGTCGGCCTGCCCAAGCGCACGCCGGCGGTGGCCTATTACTACGGACTGCACAAGTCGCTCGGGCTGCTGGCGTTCATGCTGGTCATGGTGCGCCTGTGGTGGCGCGGCAGGGCGCTGGCGCCGCGCGGCGACGGGCTGCATTTCTCGGCCTTGCAGGAAAAGGCGGCCCAGGTTTCGCATCGCCTGCTGTACGCCTGCATGGTGCTGATCCCGCTGGCAGGGTATCTGGCCTCCAGTTTCGGCAAGCATCCGGTGCGCTTTTTCGGTTACGCGCTGCCGCAGACCGGTTGGGAAAATCCGCTGCTGCAAGCATTTTTCCGTCAGTTCCATGCCGCGCTGGCATGGCTGTTGTGCGCGCTGATCGCGGTGCACGTGCTGGCGGTGGCGCGCCATCTGCTGACTTCCGGCGGCCTGGTCCTGCGGCGCATGCTGCCGCATATTGAACGCTAG
- a CDS encoding beta-propeller fold lactonase family protein yields the protein MTPLVRSMLGTAAALLLAAGTASAAPFAYVPNEKSGTISIIDTQSDSVVATVATGGKPRGMAVGADGAMLYVSDSGSNALLVVDLGKRAVVDRIALHESPEGVGISPDGRWIVVASEISNSVAFVSSATRTLAFSVPTRGKNPEHADFSPDGKWLYVSAEEADTVDVIDVEQRAQVNAVTVGRRPRGIGFTPDGRRAYVAAEIAGTVYAIDTASQQVIARIASGNYSNGVTIHPDGKTVYVSNGKDGTVSVIDTADNKLGATIPVGKRPWNMAITPDGAKLYVANGRSGSVSVIDTASRQVIREISVGELPWGVVIR from the coding sequence ATGACACCGCTCGTGCGTAGCATGCTGGGCACGGCAGCCGCATTGCTGCTGGCTGCAGGAACCGCCTCGGCCGCGCCTTTCGCCTACGTGCCGAACGAAAAGTCCGGCACCATTTCCATCATCGACACGCAAAGCGACAGCGTGGTCGCGACCGTTGCCACCGGCGGCAAGCCGCGCGGCATGGCTGTCGGCGCCGACGGCGCGATGCTGTACGTGAGCGACAGCGGCAGCAACGCGCTCCTGGTGGTCGACCTCGGCAAGCGCGCCGTCGTCGACCGCATCGCGCTGCACGAGTCGCCCGAGGGCGTGGGCATCTCGCCCGACGGGCGCTGGATCGTGGTCGCCAGCGAAATCAGCAACAGCGTCGCCTTCGTTTCGTCGGCCACGCGCACGCTGGCGTTCAGCGTGCCGACCAGGGGCAAGAATCCCGAGCACGCCGATTTCAGCCCGGACGGGAAATGGCTTTACGTCAGCGCCGAGGAAGCCGACACGGTCGACGTGATCGACGTGGAACAGCGCGCCCAGGTCAACGCCGTCACCGTCGGCCGGCGCCCGCGCGGCATCGGCTTCACGCCCGACGGCCGCCGCGCCTACGTGGCCGCCGAGATCGCCGGCACCGTGTATGCGATCGACACGGCGTCGCAGCAAGTCATCGCGCGCATCGCATCGGGCAACTACAGCAACGGCGTCACCATTCATCCGGACGGCAAGACCGTCTACGTATCGAACGGCAAGGACGGCACCGTCAGCGTGATCGATACCGCCGACAACAAGCTCGGCGCCACCATCCCGGTCGGCAAGCGGCCGTGGAACATGGCGATCACGCCCGACGGCGCCAAGCTCTACGTCGCCAACGGCCGGTCCGGCTCGGTGTCGGTGATCGATACCGCGTCGCGCCAGGTAATCAGGGAAATCAGCGTGGGAGAACTGCCATGGGGCGTAGTCATTCGTTGA
- a CDS encoding 4Fe-4S binding protein, with amino-acid sequence MNWSRACAGRRRIAAFILTLAAFASVCVPAAAGVLTRDMLEKKFPSPLMIGQKDDAIPVWPVFRQNGTATELVGYLFESIDFAAVPGFSGVPLNLLVALDAGGGFLDVQVISHHEPVFLDGLGEAPLHRFVGQYRGLSLKQNIAIDTARRDGARADGGTVHIDGVAKATASVRIINQSVLSAALKVARKKLGFSGLRDPDQIARVRQDVNEALDARALAAEGVFKPLVLRNADVEKAFAGTAGAGLDERAAAHPGELFADMRFAYVSVPSIGRSLLDDASWARLSERLEPGDHALLVQWRGRYGPVSDDFVAGTVPDRLILAQGGLPIEMRDMDLDLSLRRNEDAPVSTKVFRVISQAGLDPSQPLDFALRVTRLKGMIYPERIGQDFVLSYRLPQRFYTVPDGDGKSWLPVWKQRWREIALVAAALAILFIALARQSALVASARRLALFRNIYLAFTLLFIGWYAQGQLSIVNITSVLQAVKEGRGLGFLLYDPVSVVLWGGVLVSLLIWGRGTFCGWLCPFGALQEFSAKLGRWLRLPQLRLRSAADARLKSLKYVVLAAVAGSVFAAPAATDRLVEFEPFKTAVTLLFVRSWPFVLYAAGLLLAGAVCYKFFCRYLCPLGAGLALLGRVRLLPWLARRAQCGKPCQTCRHRCAYQAIRQDGAIRYDECFQCMDCVAIYHDDGRCAPLMLEKKRGAVIPIRQV; translated from the coding sequence ATGAACTGGTCGAGAGCATGCGCCGGCCGGCGCCGGATCGCTGCGTTCATCCTGACGCTTGCCGCCTTCGCAAGCGTGTGCGTGCCGGCCGCAGCCGGCGTGCTGACGCGCGACATGCTGGAAAAGAAATTCCCGTCGCCGCTGATGATCGGCCAGAAGGATGACGCCATTCCCGTGTGGCCGGTGTTCCGCCAGAACGGCACCGCGACCGAGCTGGTCGGCTATCTGTTCGAGTCGATCGACTTCGCCGCCGTGCCCGGCTTTTCCGGCGTGCCGCTCAACCTGCTGGTGGCGCTCGATGCCGGCGGCGGCTTTCTCGACGTGCAGGTGATCTCGCACCACGAACCGGTCTTCCTCGACGGCCTGGGCGAGGCGCCGCTGCACAGGTTCGTCGGCCAGTACCGCGGCTTGTCGCTCAAGCAGAACATCGCGATCGATACAGCGCGACGCGACGGCGCCCGAGCGGACGGCGGCACCGTCCATATCGACGGCGTGGCAAAAGCCACCGCCTCGGTGCGCATCATCAATCAGAGCGTGCTGTCGGCGGCGCTGAAGGTCGCGCGCAAGAAGCTCGGCTTTTCAGGCCTGCGCGATCCGGACCAGATCGCCCGCGTGCGGCAGGACGTGAACGAAGCGCTCGACGCGCGAGCCCTGGCCGCCGAGGGGGTGTTCAAGCCGCTGGTGCTGCGCAACGCCGACGTGGAAAAGGCGTTCGCGGGAACGGCCGGCGCCGGCCTCGACGAGCGGGCCGCCGCGCATCCCGGCGAGCTGTTCGCCGACATGCGCTTCGCCTACGTGTCGGTGCCGTCGATCGGCCGCAGCCTGCTCGACGACGCCAGCTGGGCCCGGCTATCCGAGCGGCTGGAGCCGGGCGACCATGCCTTGCTGGTGCAGTGGCGCGGGCGCTACGGACCGGTGTCGGACGATTTCGTCGCCGGCACCGTGCCGGACCGCCTGATCCTGGCGCAGGGCGGGCTGCCGATCGAGATGCGCGACATGGACCTCGACCTGTCCTTGCGCCGCAATGAAGACGCGCCCGTGTCGACGAAGGTATTTCGCGTGATCAGCCAGGCCGGGCTCGACCCCTCGCAACCGCTCGATTTCGCGCTGCGCGTCACGCGCCTGAAAGGAATGATTTATCCGGAGCGCATCGGCCAGGACTTCGTGCTCAGCTATCGTCTGCCGCAGCGTTTTTATACCGTGCCGGACGGCGACGGCAAGTCATGGCTGCCGGTCTGGAAGCAGCGCTGGCGGGAAATCGCGCTCGTCGCGGCAGCGCTGGCAATCCTGTTTATTGCCCTGGCTAGGCAATCCGCGCTGGTGGCGAGCGCGCGCCGCCTTGCGCTGTTTCGCAACATTTATCTCGCCTTTACGCTGCTGTTCATCGGCTGGTATGCGCAGGGCCAGCTATCGATAGTCAACATCACCAGCGTCCTGCAGGCAGTGAAGGAAGGGCGCGGCCTGGGCTTTTTGCTGTACGACCCGGTCTCGGTCGTGCTTTGGGGCGGCGTGCTGGTGTCGCTGCTGATCTGGGGGCGCGGCACCTTTTGCGGCTGGCTGTGTCCGTTCGGCGCGCTGCAGGAATTTTCCGCGAAGCTGGGCCGATGGCTGCGCCTGCCGCAGCTGCGGCTGCGTAGCGCCGCCGACGCCAGGCTCAAGTCGCTCAAGTACGTCGTGTTGGCTGCCGTCGCCGGCAGCGTCTTCGCGGCGCCCGCCGCCACCGACCGGCTGGTCGAGTTCGAGCCGTTCAAGACCGCCGTCACGCTGCTGTTCGTGCGCTCCTGGCCGTTCGTGCTGTACGCGGCGGGGCTGCTGCTCGCCGGCGCCGTCTGCTACAAGTTTTTCTGCCGCTATCTGTGCCCGCTCGGCGCCGGTCTCGCGCTGCTCGGGCGCGTGCGGCTGTTGCCGTGGCTCGCGCGCCGCGCGCAATGCGGCAAGCCGTGCCAGACCTGCCGCCACCGCTGCGCCTATCAGGCTATCCGGCAGGACGGCGCGATCCGCTATGACGAATGCTTTCAGTGCATGGATTGCGTGGCGATCTATCACGACGACGGCAGGTGCGCGCCGCTGATGCTGGAAAAGAAGCGCGGCGCTGTCATTCCGATACGGCAGGTTTGA
- a CDS encoding FAD:protein FMN transferase — MQRRKFLSAGIGALAAGAFRSSRASAPGAFESGLELAPGRRLFRGADLAFGTTVTIQLVHDSERDARLAIEDAFCAARNIDRLLSIYRPGSQVYELNRTGSLLRPDPHLLTVLSESRRLAQLSGGAFDITVQPLWFAAAAGGDRRAALALVGGSLQFDRHQVRLPRAGMSITLNGIAQGYATDLALDALRARGIRDALVDIGEFSGIGRRTPQQPWRIGIQDPRHRDRLLGTMPLEARSLATSGDYETTFSADFSRHHIVDPASGESPPELASVTVAAPSAMLADGLSTALMVLGTERGLRLVRELPGVDALFVDKAGARRQSEGFQWTAT; from the coding sequence ATGCAGCGTCGAAAATTTCTGTCGGCAGGGATCGGGGCGCTGGCGGCCGGCGCCTTCCGCTCAAGCCGGGCGAGCGCGCCCGGTGCCTTCGAATCCGGCCTAGAGCTCGCGCCGGGGCGGCGGCTGTTCCGCGGCGCAGACCTGGCGTTCGGGACCACGGTCACGATCCAGCTGGTGCATGACAGCGAACGCGACGCGCGCCTGGCCATCGAGGATGCGTTTTGCGCCGCGCGCAACATCGATCGCCTGCTCAGCATCTACCGTCCCGGCAGCCAGGTCTACGAACTGAACCGCACCGGCAGCCTGCTGCGGCCCGATCCGCACCTGCTCACCGTGCTGTCGGAATCGCGCCGCCTGGCGCAGCTGAGCGGCGGCGCGTTCGATATCACGGTGCAGCCGCTCTGGTTCGCCGCAGCCGCCGGCGGCGACCGGCGCGCGGCGCTGGCGCTGGTCGGTGGCAGCCTGCAGTTCGACCGGCACCAGGTGCGGCTGCCGCGCGCCGGCATGTCCATCACGCTCAACGGCATCGCGCAAGGCTATGCGACCGACCTGGCGCTCGACGCGCTGCGCGCGCGTGGCATCCGCGACGCTTTGGTCGACATCGGGGAATTTTCCGGTATCGGTCGGCGCACTCCACAACAGCCCTGGCGCATCGGCATCCAGGACCCGCGACATCGCGACCGCCTGCTCGGCACGATGCCGCTCGAGGCGCGCAGCCTGGCGACCTCGGGCGATTACGAGACGACGTTCAGCGCCGATTTCTCGCGCCACCATATCGTCGATCCGGCCAGTGGCGAATCGCCTCCCGAACTGGCCAGCGTGACGGTCGCCGCCCCCAGCGCCATGCTGGCGGACGGCTTGTCGACGGCGCTGATGGTGCTCGGCACGGAGCGGGGCCTGCGGCTGGTGCGCGAGCTGCCGGGTGTCGACGCGCTGTTTGTCGACAAGGCCGGCGCCCGGAGGCAGTCTGAAGGATTTCAGTGGACGGCGACATGA